One Takifugu rubripes chromosome 2, fTakRub1.2, whole genome shotgun sequence genomic region harbors:
- the sgpp1b gene encoding sphingosine-1-phosphate phosphatase 1, which produces MESRSRLGELSRYLGELFHYLQDPHLVARFQRICGVHGTFSGPAGSSKAGQRTDLHTSGARCRHARVGKESAGSPFEGAGEGDNVGRTEPEVRKSSDTNLAEVHGEKYDVRPQNGCAATSGGQTVGAAGEGGSLRGATDGGRTRTGVADPPGSSTVKPRRKNSLTGDAGQEFVIENRFLYYLFSFGTELGNELFYIIFFPFLTWNLEAFVSRRLVMVWVWVMYLGQCTKDVIGWSRPASPPVVKVEMFYNSEYSMPSTHAMSGTAIPFALFFMTCSRWEYPDLLGFSLALCWCLLVCVSRIYMGMHSVLDVIVGVLYSALILLLFLPVLDRMDSFNLTCRYAPLVVVSLHLGLGLFSFTLDTWSTSRGDTAQILGVGVGVALASHLNHQLGLMPDPSPEQLPFAAPELSVRLAAVAALRLTVGVCVLLATRALMKAVTIPLVCRVSGVSSGDIRKARQHMEVELPYRFIVYGTLGFSMQFLVPLLFRHMQLP; this is translated from the exons ATGGAGAGCAGGAGCCGTTTGGGAGAACTTTCCCGCTATCTGGGAGAACTGTTCCACTACCTGCAAGACCCGCACCTTGTCGCCCGCTTTCAGCGCATTTGCGGGGTGCACGGGACGTTTTCTGGACCCGCCGGCAGCAGCAAAGCGGGGCAGCGGACTGATCTGCACACCAGCGGGGCTCGGTGCCGTCATGCCCGGGTGGGAAAGGAGAGCGCGGGGTCCCCTTTCGAAGGAGCCGGGGAGGGCGACAACGTGGGGAGGACGGAGCCCGAGGTTCGGAAGAGTTCTGATACAAACCTTGCAGAAGTCCACGGAGAGAAATATGATGTGCGCCCCCAGAACGGGTGCGCGGCGACCAGCGGCGGGCAGACGGTCGGCGCGGCCGGTGAAGGCGGCAGCCTGCGAGGAGCAACCGATGGGGGCAGGACCAGGACCGGGGTCGCGGATCCACCGGGAAGCAGCACCGTCAAACCGCGTCGCAAGAATTCTCTGACGGGCGACGCCGGCCAGGAGTTCGTGATCGAGAACCGATTCCTTTACTACCTGTTCAGCTTCGGAACCGAACTGGGCAACGAGCTCTTCTACATCatcttcttccccttcctcacCTGGAACCTGGAAGCCTTCGTGAGCCGGCGGCTGGTCATGGTGTGGGTCTGGGTCATGTACCTGGGCCAGTGCACCAAGGACGTGATCGGCTGGTCCCGGCCCGCCTCCCCTCCGGTGGTCAAGGTGGAGATGTTCTACAACTCTGAGTACAGCATGCCGTCCACGCACGCCATGTCAGGCACGGCCATCCCCTTCGCCTTGTTCTTCATGACCTGCAGCCGATGGGAG TACCCGGACCTACTGGGCTTCAGCCTGGCTCTGTGCTGGTGTCTGCTGGTCTGTGTCAGCCGGATCTACATGGGAATGCACTCGGTCCtg GACGTCATAGTTGGGGTCCTGTACAGTGCCCTGATCCTGCTCCTGTTCCTGCCGGTGCTGGACCGGATGGACAGCTTCAACCTTACGTGCCGCTACGCGCCACTCGTCGTCGTCTCTCTCCATCTGGGCCTGGGCCTCTTCTCCTTCACGCTGGACACGTGGAGCACCTCACGGGGCGACACCGCTCAGATCCTGGGCGTGGGGGTCGGCGTGGCCCTGGCGTCGCACCTCAACCACCAGCTGGGCCTGATGCCTGACCCGTCGCCGGAGCAGCTGCCCTTCGCAGCGCCCGAGCTCAGCGTCCGGCTGGCGGCCGTAGCGGCGCTGCGGCTCAccgtgggtgtgtgcgtgctgctGGCCACACGGGCGCTGATGAAGGCCGTCACCATTCCGCTGGTGTGCCGGGTGTCCGGGGTGTCCAGCGGCGACATTCGGAAGGCCCGGCAGCACATGGAGGTGGAGCTACCTTACCGCTTCATTGTCTACGGGACGCTGGGCTTCAGCATGCAATTTCTGGTCCCGCTGCTCTTCCGCCACATGCAGCTGCCCTGA
- the syt16 gene encoding synaptotagmin-16 isoform X1, with translation MASDNCLFVWSDQCVIVCPLSLTLLLPVTPEAIGFLSTVGLVIVLLTIFLLFINKKLCFSRVGGLPCLEQNGHRKKRPGMRQGLVNSFGNEEDNGTTSSDSDGEILKQFEISRSQTFRAQASVRRERPRSVQTCSIDQEQEPVGSELSDREEMDAPSQHSGQDSLSAATAQREATPTPSLDRSVSLQLSTTAESPPPSVLQQAPESIKGAEAVDLDKNNDTDSLSTLSPEQENPPPDEVSSLQDVASSAADISKCGDLLLSLEYRPNAEKLVVTTIAAQDVPDKARSGMDTWQVRMVLLPYKKQRKKTSVQKGSLPHFNETFHFSGLHPSELHKMAIRFRLYALGGRVLRDRMIGEKVLRLDELQPEGGTTEMTLSLEPRSNLKTLSAQQSPFPDGALSSQSLAHGGVPELLLGLSYSATTGRLSVEIIKGSHFRNLAITKPPDTYARLSLLNSVGQETSRCKTSVRRGQPNPVYKETFVFQVALFQLSDVTLLVSIYNRRSMKRKEMVGWVSLGQNSSGEEERLHWEDMKEGRGQQVGRWHVLLEA, from the exons actgtctgtttgtgtggtCTGATCAGTGTGTCATTGTGTGTCccctctccctcaccctcctcctcccagtcacCCCCGAGGCCATCGGCTTCCTGTCCACCGTGGGCCTGGTCATCGTGCTGTTGAccatcttcctgctcttcatcaaCAAGAAGCTGTGTTTCTCCCGGGTCGGCGGGCTTCCCTGTCTGGAGCAGAATGGCCACCGGAAGAAGCGTCCGGGAATGCGCCAGGGCCTGG TGAACAGCTTCGGCAACGAGGAAGACAATGGCACCACCTCCTCCGACAGCGACGGCGAGATCCTGAAACAGTTTGAGATCTCACGCTCGCAGACCTTTCGCGCTCAAGCCTCAGTCCGCCGCGAGCGACCGAGGTCggtccagacctgcagcatcgaccaggagcaggagccggTTGGCTCGGAGCTGTCGGATCGCGAAG AAATGGATGCTCCCAGCCAGCACAGCGGCCAGGACTCGCTGTCTGCTGCCACCGCTCAAAGAGAGGCGACACCTACGCCCTCTTTGGACCGATCCGTCAGCCTCCAGCTCTCAACAACCGCAGAGAGTCCCCCCCCGAGCGTCCTCCAACAGGCCCCCGAGAGCATCAAAGGTGCCGAGGCCGTGGACCTGGACAAGAACAATGACACGGACAGCCTCTCCACTTTGAGCCCCGAG CAGGAGAACCCTCCCCCGGATGAggtctcctccctgcaggatGTGGCTTCCAGTGCTGCTGATATCTCCAAATGTGGGGACCTGCTCCTCTCGCTGGAGTACCGCCCCAACGCGGAGAAGCTGGTGGTGACCACCATCGCGGCACAGGACGTCCCCGACAAGGCCCGCAGTGGGATGGACACGTGGCAGGTGCGCATGGTGCTGCTGCCCTACAAGAAGCAGCGGAAGAAGACGTCGGTGCAGAAAGGCTCGCTGCCCCACTTCAACGAGACCTTCCACTTCTCCGGGCTCCATCCCTCGGAACTGCACAAGATGGCCATCAGGTTCCGGCTGTACGCGCTGGGAGGGAGGGTTCTACGTGATCGGATGATCGGCGAGAAGGTGCTGCGTTTAGATGAGCTCCAACCAGAAGGAGGGACCACGGAGATGACCTTGTCACTGGAGCCCCGCAGCAACCTGAAG ACACTCAGCGCCCAGCAGAGCCCCTTTCCCGACGGCGCCCTGTCCTCCCAGTCGCTGGCCCACGGTGGCGttcctgagctgctgctgggcctcTCCTACAGCGCCACAACGGGACGACTGTCGGTGGAGATCATCAAGGGCAGCCACTTCCGAAACCTGGCCATCACCAAGCCCCCAG ACACCTACGCCCGACTGTCCCTCCTGAACTCCGTGGGCCAGGAGACCTCGCGGTGCAAGACGTCGGTGCGCCGCGGCCAGCCCAACCCCGTCTACAAAGAGACGTTTGTCTTCCAGGTGGCGCTGTTCCAGCTCTCCGACGTCACGCTGCTCGTCTCCATCTACAACCGCCGCAGCATGAAGCGCAAAGAGATGGTGGGCTGGGTCTCGCTGGGCCAGAACAGCAGTGGCGAGGAGGAGCGGCTCCACTGGGAGGACATGAAGGAAGGTCGAGGACAGCAGGTCGGCCGCTGGCACGTCCTGCTGGAGGCGTAg
- the syt16 gene encoding synaptotagmin-16 isoform X3, translating into MSRKGESAEVADDSLLTPEAIGFLSTVGLVIVLLTIFLLFINKKLCFSRVGGLPCLEQNGHRKKRPGMRQGLVNSFGNEEDNGTTSSDSDGEILKQFEISRSQTFRAQASVRRERPRSVQTCSIDQEQEPVGSELSDREEMDAPSQHSGQDSLSAATAQREATPTPSLDRSVSLQLSTTAESPPPSVLQQAPESIKGAEAVDLDKNNDTDSLSTLSPEQENPPPDEVSSLQDVASSAADISKCGDLLLSLEYRPNAEKLVVTTIAAQDVPDKARSGMDTWQVRMVLLPYKKQRKKTSVQKGSLPHFNETFHFSGLHPSELHKMAIRFRLYALGGRVLRDRMIGEKVLRLDELQPEGGTTEMTLSLEPRSNLKTLSAQQSPFPDGALSSQSLAHGGVPELLLGLSYSATTGRLSVEIIKGSHFRNLAITKPPDTYARLSLLNSVGQETSRCKTSVRRGQPNPVYKETFVFQVALFQLSDVTLLVSIYNRRSMKRKEMVGWVSLGQNSSGEEERLHWEDMKEGRGQQVGRWHVLLEA; encoded by the exons tcacCCCCGAGGCCATCGGCTTCCTGTCCACCGTGGGCCTGGTCATCGTGCTGTTGAccatcttcctgctcttcatcaaCAAGAAGCTGTGTTTCTCCCGGGTCGGCGGGCTTCCCTGTCTGGAGCAGAATGGCCACCGGAAGAAGCGTCCGGGAATGCGCCAGGGCCTGG TGAACAGCTTCGGCAACGAGGAAGACAATGGCACCACCTCCTCCGACAGCGACGGCGAGATCCTGAAACAGTTTGAGATCTCACGCTCGCAGACCTTTCGCGCTCAAGCCTCAGTCCGCCGCGAGCGACCGAGGTCggtccagacctgcagcatcgaccaggagcaggagccggTTGGCTCGGAGCTGTCGGATCGCGAAG AAATGGATGCTCCCAGCCAGCACAGCGGCCAGGACTCGCTGTCTGCTGCCACCGCTCAAAGAGAGGCGACACCTACGCCCTCTTTGGACCGATCCGTCAGCCTCCAGCTCTCAACAACCGCAGAGAGTCCCCCCCCGAGCGTCCTCCAACAGGCCCCCGAGAGCATCAAAGGTGCCGAGGCCGTGGACCTGGACAAGAACAATGACACGGACAGCCTCTCCACTTTGAGCCCCGAG CAGGAGAACCCTCCCCCGGATGAggtctcctccctgcaggatGTGGCTTCCAGTGCTGCTGATATCTCCAAATGTGGGGACCTGCTCCTCTCGCTGGAGTACCGCCCCAACGCGGAGAAGCTGGTGGTGACCACCATCGCGGCACAGGACGTCCCCGACAAGGCCCGCAGTGGGATGGACACGTGGCAGGTGCGCATGGTGCTGCTGCCCTACAAGAAGCAGCGGAAGAAGACGTCGGTGCAGAAAGGCTCGCTGCCCCACTTCAACGAGACCTTCCACTTCTCCGGGCTCCATCCCTCGGAACTGCACAAGATGGCCATCAGGTTCCGGCTGTACGCGCTGGGAGGGAGGGTTCTACGTGATCGGATGATCGGCGAGAAGGTGCTGCGTTTAGATGAGCTCCAACCAGAAGGAGGGACCACGGAGATGACCTTGTCACTGGAGCCCCGCAGCAACCTGAAG ACACTCAGCGCCCAGCAGAGCCCCTTTCCCGACGGCGCCCTGTCCTCCCAGTCGCTGGCCCACGGTGGCGttcctgagctgctgctgggcctcTCCTACAGCGCCACAACGGGACGACTGTCGGTGGAGATCATCAAGGGCAGCCACTTCCGAAACCTGGCCATCACCAAGCCCCCAG ACACCTACGCCCGACTGTCCCTCCTGAACTCCGTGGGCCAGGAGACCTCGCGGTGCAAGACGTCGGTGCGCCGCGGCCAGCCCAACCCCGTCTACAAAGAGACGTTTGTCTTCCAGGTGGCGCTGTTCCAGCTCTCCGACGTCACGCTGCTCGTCTCCATCTACAACCGCCGCAGCATGAAGCGCAAAGAGATGGTGGGCTGGGTCTCGCTGGGCCAGAACAGCAGTGGCGAGGAGGAGCGGCTCCACTGGGAGGACATGAAGGAAGGTCGAGGACAGCAGGTCGGCCGCTGGCACGTCCTGCTGGAGGCGTAg
- the syt16 gene encoding synaptotagmin-16 isoform X4 encodes MASDITPEAIGFLSTVGLVIVLLTIFLLFINKKLCFSRVGGLPCLEQNGHRKKRPGMRQGLVNSFGNEEDNGTTSSDSDGEILKQFEISRSQTFRAQASVRRERPRSVQTCSIDQEQEPVGSELSDREEMDAPSQHSGQDSLSAATAQREATPTPSLDRSVSLQLSTTAESPPPSVLQQAPESIKGAEAVDLDKNNDTDSLSTLSPEQENPPPDEVSSLQDVASSAADISKCGDLLLSLEYRPNAEKLVVTTIAAQDVPDKARSGMDTWQVRMVLLPYKKQRKKTSVQKGSLPHFNETFHFSGLHPSELHKMAIRFRLYALGGRVLRDRMIGEKVLRLDELQPEGGTTEMTLSLEPRSNLKTLSAQQSPFPDGALSSQSLAHGGVPELLLGLSYSATTGRLSVEIIKGSHFRNLAITKPPDTYARLSLLNSVGQETSRCKTSVRRGQPNPVYKETFVFQVALFQLSDVTLLVSIYNRRSMKRKEMVGWVSLGQNSSGEEERLHWEDMKEGRGQQVGRWHVLLEA; translated from the exons tcacCCCCGAGGCCATCGGCTTCCTGTCCACCGTGGGCCTGGTCATCGTGCTGTTGAccatcttcctgctcttcatcaaCAAGAAGCTGTGTTTCTCCCGGGTCGGCGGGCTTCCCTGTCTGGAGCAGAATGGCCACCGGAAGAAGCGTCCGGGAATGCGCCAGGGCCTGG TGAACAGCTTCGGCAACGAGGAAGACAATGGCACCACCTCCTCCGACAGCGACGGCGAGATCCTGAAACAGTTTGAGATCTCACGCTCGCAGACCTTTCGCGCTCAAGCCTCAGTCCGCCGCGAGCGACCGAGGTCggtccagacctgcagcatcgaccaggagcaggagccggTTGGCTCGGAGCTGTCGGATCGCGAAG AAATGGATGCTCCCAGCCAGCACAGCGGCCAGGACTCGCTGTCTGCTGCCACCGCTCAAAGAGAGGCGACACCTACGCCCTCTTTGGACCGATCCGTCAGCCTCCAGCTCTCAACAACCGCAGAGAGTCCCCCCCCGAGCGTCCTCCAACAGGCCCCCGAGAGCATCAAAGGTGCCGAGGCCGTGGACCTGGACAAGAACAATGACACGGACAGCCTCTCCACTTTGAGCCCCGAG CAGGAGAACCCTCCCCCGGATGAggtctcctccctgcaggatGTGGCTTCCAGTGCTGCTGATATCTCCAAATGTGGGGACCTGCTCCTCTCGCTGGAGTACCGCCCCAACGCGGAGAAGCTGGTGGTGACCACCATCGCGGCACAGGACGTCCCCGACAAGGCCCGCAGTGGGATGGACACGTGGCAGGTGCGCATGGTGCTGCTGCCCTACAAGAAGCAGCGGAAGAAGACGTCGGTGCAGAAAGGCTCGCTGCCCCACTTCAACGAGACCTTCCACTTCTCCGGGCTCCATCCCTCGGAACTGCACAAGATGGCCATCAGGTTCCGGCTGTACGCGCTGGGAGGGAGGGTTCTACGTGATCGGATGATCGGCGAGAAGGTGCTGCGTTTAGATGAGCTCCAACCAGAAGGAGGGACCACGGAGATGACCTTGTCACTGGAGCCCCGCAGCAACCTGAAG ACACTCAGCGCCCAGCAGAGCCCCTTTCCCGACGGCGCCCTGTCCTCCCAGTCGCTGGCCCACGGTGGCGttcctgagctgctgctgggcctcTCCTACAGCGCCACAACGGGACGACTGTCGGTGGAGATCATCAAGGGCAGCCACTTCCGAAACCTGGCCATCACCAAGCCCCCAG ACACCTACGCCCGACTGTCCCTCCTGAACTCCGTGGGCCAGGAGACCTCGCGGTGCAAGACGTCGGTGCGCCGCGGCCAGCCCAACCCCGTCTACAAAGAGACGTTTGTCTTCCAGGTGGCGCTGTTCCAGCTCTCCGACGTCACGCTGCTCGTCTCCATCTACAACCGCCGCAGCATGAAGCGCAAAGAGATGGTGGGCTGGGTCTCGCTGGGCCAGAACAGCAGTGGCGAGGAGGAGCGGCTCCACTGGGAGGACATGAAGGAAGGTCGAGGACAGCAGGTCGGCCGCTGGCACGTCCTGCTGGAGGCGTAg
- the syt16 gene encoding synaptotagmin-16 isoform X2: MDVTVGQETRRNITESWLFTPEAIGFLSTVGLVIVLLTIFLLFINKKLCFSRVGGLPCLEQNGHRKKRPGMRQGLVNSFGNEEDNGTTSSDSDGEILKQFEISRSQTFRAQASVRRERPRSVQTCSIDQEQEPVGSELSDREEMDAPSQHSGQDSLSAATAQREATPTPSLDRSVSLQLSTTAESPPPSVLQQAPESIKGAEAVDLDKNNDTDSLSTLSPEQENPPPDEVSSLQDVASSAADISKCGDLLLSLEYRPNAEKLVVTTIAAQDVPDKARSGMDTWQVRMVLLPYKKQRKKTSVQKGSLPHFNETFHFSGLHPSELHKMAIRFRLYALGGRVLRDRMIGEKVLRLDELQPEGGTTEMTLSLEPRSNLKTLSAQQSPFPDGALSSQSLAHGGVPELLLGLSYSATTGRLSVEIIKGSHFRNLAITKPPDTYARLSLLNSVGQETSRCKTSVRRGQPNPVYKETFVFQVALFQLSDVTLLVSIYNRRSMKRKEMVGWVSLGQNSSGEEERLHWEDMKEGRGQQVGRWHVLLEA, from the exons ATGGACGTAACAGTAGGACAGGAGACCAGGAGGAACATTACAGAAAGCTGGTTGT tcacCCCCGAGGCCATCGGCTTCCTGTCCACCGTGGGCCTGGTCATCGTGCTGTTGAccatcttcctgctcttcatcaaCAAGAAGCTGTGTTTCTCCCGGGTCGGCGGGCTTCCCTGTCTGGAGCAGAATGGCCACCGGAAGAAGCGTCCGGGAATGCGCCAGGGCCTGG TGAACAGCTTCGGCAACGAGGAAGACAATGGCACCACCTCCTCCGACAGCGACGGCGAGATCCTGAAACAGTTTGAGATCTCACGCTCGCAGACCTTTCGCGCTCAAGCCTCAGTCCGCCGCGAGCGACCGAGGTCggtccagacctgcagcatcgaccaggagcaggagccggTTGGCTCGGAGCTGTCGGATCGCGAAG AAATGGATGCTCCCAGCCAGCACAGCGGCCAGGACTCGCTGTCTGCTGCCACCGCTCAAAGAGAGGCGACACCTACGCCCTCTTTGGACCGATCCGTCAGCCTCCAGCTCTCAACAACCGCAGAGAGTCCCCCCCCGAGCGTCCTCCAACAGGCCCCCGAGAGCATCAAAGGTGCCGAGGCCGTGGACCTGGACAAGAACAATGACACGGACAGCCTCTCCACTTTGAGCCCCGAG CAGGAGAACCCTCCCCCGGATGAggtctcctccctgcaggatGTGGCTTCCAGTGCTGCTGATATCTCCAAATGTGGGGACCTGCTCCTCTCGCTGGAGTACCGCCCCAACGCGGAGAAGCTGGTGGTGACCACCATCGCGGCACAGGACGTCCCCGACAAGGCCCGCAGTGGGATGGACACGTGGCAGGTGCGCATGGTGCTGCTGCCCTACAAGAAGCAGCGGAAGAAGACGTCGGTGCAGAAAGGCTCGCTGCCCCACTTCAACGAGACCTTCCACTTCTCCGGGCTCCATCCCTCGGAACTGCACAAGATGGCCATCAGGTTCCGGCTGTACGCGCTGGGAGGGAGGGTTCTACGTGATCGGATGATCGGCGAGAAGGTGCTGCGTTTAGATGAGCTCCAACCAGAAGGAGGGACCACGGAGATGACCTTGTCACTGGAGCCCCGCAGCAACCTGAAG ACACTCAGCGCCCAGCAGAGCCCCTTTCCCGACGGCGCCCTGTCCTCCCAGTCGCTGGCCCACGGTGGCGttcctgagctgctgctgggcctcTCCTACAGCGCCACAACGGGACGACTGTCGGTGGAGATCATCAAGGGCAGCCACTTCCGAAACCTGGCCATCACCAAGCCCCCAG ACACCTACGCCCGACTGTCCCTCCTGAACTCCGTGGGCCAGGAGACCTCGCGGTGCAAGACGTCGGTGCGCCGCGGCCAGCCCAACCCCGTCTACAAAGAGACGTTTGTCTTCCAGGTGGCGCTGTTCCAGCTCTCCGACGTCACGCTGCTCGTCTCCATCTACAACCGCCGCAGCATGAAGCGCAAAGAGATGGTGGGCTGGGTCTCGCTGGGCCAGAACAGCAGTGGCGAGGAGGAGCGGCTCCACTGGGAGGACATGAAGGAAGGTCGAGGACAGCAGGTCGGCCGCTGGCACGTCCTGCTGGAGGCGTAg